One Prevotella intermedia ATCC 25611 = DSM 20706 DNA window includes the following coding sequences:
- a CDS encoding isoprenylcysteine carboxyl methyltransferase family protein produces the protein MEYIIITFIFFFALRLVSLSFSIRNEKLLQKKGAKQYGKFNSLLLTLAHIAYYFGALYEAHTKGTDFNTVSITGVSIMAFAYGMLFYVIYKLRDVWTVKLYIVPNQRIERSFLFRTVRHPNYFLNIMPELVGVALLCNAWITLCIGFPLYLCLLIVRIRQEEDAMKELWSTAD, from the coding sequence ATGGAATACATTATTATTACATTCATTTTTTTCTTTGCTTTGCGATTAGTTTCCCTTTCGTTTTCTATTCGTAACGAAAAACTCCTGCAAAAAAAGGGAGCAAAACAATATGGTAAATTCAACTCGCTTCTGCTGACATTGGCACATATAGCCTATTATTTTGGCGCACTCTACGAAGCGCATACAAAAGGAACCGATTTCAATACTGTTTCGATTACAGGAGTAAGCATCATGGCATTTGCCTATGGAATGCTGTTCTATGTCATCTATAAATTGAGAGACGTATGGACGGTAAAACTTTATATTGTTCCCAACCAACGCATCGAGCGGAGCTTCCTGTTCAGGACAGTACGCCACCCCAACTACTTTTTGAACATCATGCCTGAACTTGTCGGCGTGGCACTACTCTGCAACGCATGGATAACCCTTTGTATAGGATTTCCATTGTATTTGTGCCTGCTCATTGTTCGCATCAGACAAGAGGAAGATGCGATGAAAGAACTTTGGAGCACAGCAGATTAG
- a CDS encoding formylglycine-generating enzyme family protein, translating to MKKRLLLCTMAAFALVANVCAQEWKMVVAHTDNTFDTIAVEKVKEVTFFKGNSGTPDPKELGIEFVKIPAGSFLMGSPLEEPQRESGEIQHRVELSKDFYMSKYPITFKQYDKFCEATGRQKPDDYTWGRENRPVIDVSWDDAVAFCEWIGCRLPTEAEWEYACKAGTTTPFNTGDNLTTDEANYDGNYPYNNNEKGTYRKKTVPVGTLGKPNAWGLCDMHGNIQEWCSDWYAEYSAADEVVTDPKGPDNGTYRILRGGSWTTRAMQCRSAYRGGIEPSSRLDDAGFRVVLVK from the coding sequence ATGAAAAAGAGACTCTTACTCTGCACGATGGCTGCTTTTGCTCTCGTTGCAAATGTTTGCGCTCAGGAATGGAAAATGGTTGTAGCGCACACCGACAACACGTTCGACACAATCGCCGTAGAAAAGGTTAAAGAGGTAACGTTTTTCAAAGGCAACTCGGGAACTCCAGACCCAAAAGAATTGGGCATTGAATTTGTGAAAATACCAGCAGGCTCTTTCCTAATGGGTAGTCCTCTGGAAGAACCGCAACGCGAATCTGGCGAAATACAGCATAGGGTTGAGCTGAGCAAGGATTTTTATATGAGCAAATACCCCATTACTTTCAAACAGTATGATAAGTTCTGCGAGGCGACAGGTCGCCAAAAGCCTGACGATTACACTTGGGGACGCGAGAACCGCCCTGTTATCGACGTAAGTTGGGACGATGCCGTAGCCTTTTGCGAATGGATTGGCTGCCGCTTACCGACCGAAGCCGAATGGGAATATGCCTGCAAGGCAGGAACAACTACTCCGTTTAATACTGGCGACAACCTGACAACAGACGAAGCCAACTACGATGGCAATTATCCTTACAACAATAATGAGAAAGGAACTTATCGTAAGAAAACTGTGCCTGTTGGAACGTTAGGTAAGCCCAACGCTTGGGGGCTCTGTGATATGCATGGCAACATACAAGAATGGTGTTCCGATTGGTACGCTGAATATAGTGCAGCAGACGAAGTCGTTACCGACCCGAAAGGTCCCGATAACGGTACATATCGCATATTGCGTGGTGGCAGTTGGACCACTCGTGCTATGCAGTGCCGCAGTGCTTATCGTGGTGGCATCGAACCCAGCAGCCGCTTGGACGATGCTGGCTTCCGTGTAGTATTGGTGAAGTAA